One part of the Lotus japonicus ecotype B-129 chromosome 2, LjGifu_v1.2 genome encodes these proteins:
- the LOC130737566 gene encoding allene oxide cyclase, chloroplastic-like: MASSCFSLRTVASSCLKLSNLRRSSLLSTSSITTSSNPFLTRNLKLNTTFSPHSHSSLSTRSFTCRSQAEQSDSVKVQELSVYEINERDRGSPAYLRLSQKSVNSLGDLVPFSNKLYSGCLQKRVGITAGICVLIENKAEKKGDRYEAIYSFYFGDYGHISVQGPYLTYEESYLAVTGGSGIFEGVYGQVKLNQIVFPFKLFYTFYLKGIKDLPQELLAKPVEPSPAVEPSPAAKACEPHAVVAGFTD, encoded by the exons ATGGCTTCCTCATGCTTCTCCTTGAGAACAGTAGCATCTTCCTGTCTGAAACTCTCCAACCTAAGAAGATCATCATTACTCTCAACCTCATCTATCACAACTTCATCAAACCCATTTCTCACTAGAAATCTCAAGCTAAACACCACTTTTTCACCACACTCTCACTCATCACTGTCCACCAGGTCTTTCACTTGTAGAAGCCAAGCTGAACAATCTGACTCAG TCAAAGTTCAAGAACTGAGTGTCTATGAGATCAATGAGCGAGATCGTGGAAGCCCTGCTTACCTTCGGTTAAGTCAGAAAAGTGTCAACTCCCTTGGTGATCTAGTCCCCTTCAGCAACAAG TTGTACTCTGGATGCTTGCAAAAACGTGTGGGGATAACAGCAGGGATCTGTGTTTTGATTGAAAACAAAGCAGAGAAGAAGGGGGATAGGTATGAAGCCATATACAGCTTCTACTTTGGGGACTATGGTCACATTTCTGTGCAGGGTCCTTACCTGACCTATGAGGAATCTTATCTTGCTGTGACTGGTGGATCTGGCATCTTTGAAGGGGTGTATGGTCAGGTCAAGCTGAATCAAATTGTGTTCCCTTTCAAGCTATTCTACACATTTTATCTCAAGGGTATCAAGGACTTGCCCCAGGAGCTTCTTGCCAAGCCTGTTGAGCCCAGCCCAGCTGTTGAGCCCAGCCCAGCTGCTAAGGCCTGTGAGCCCCATGCTGTTGTTGCTGGTTTCACTGACTGA